Proteins encoded together in one Triticum dicoccoides isolate Atlit2015 ecotype Zavitan chromosome 7B, WEW_v2.0, whole genome shotgun sequence window:
- the LOC119338700 gene encoding protein CELLULOSE SYNTHASE INTERACTIVE 1-like — translation MAAALAWRFNGTNGGADLDKVQDSEPPTPVSVMRMGKNRANMEDEETLSSVAHCIEQLRQSSSSTQEKESSLKQLLDLVQTRDTAFGAVASHSQAVPILVSLLRSGSSGIKMLSATVLGSLCKEEELRVKVLLGGCIPPLLALLRSKSAESQTAAAKTIYAVSQGGIRDHVGSKIFSTENVVPVLWEQLKVSLKNESLVDGLLTGALKNLSKSTEGFWSATVRCGGVDILIKLIGSGQTNTLANVCNLLGALMMEDSSVCSKVLSGETTKQLLKLLGPGNETSIRAEAAGALKSLSAQSKEARREVASSNGIPALINATIAPSKEFMHGESAQALQENAMCALANISGGLSYVISSLGESLESCSSSAQIADTLGALASALMIYDINAESISASDPLVIEKTLMKQFKPKAPFLVQERVIEALASLYSNPVLCKTLADSDAKRLLVGLITMAGTEVQDDLMTSLFALCKKDCDLWQALQGREGVQLLISLLGLSSEQQQECAVALLALLSKENDECKWAITAAGGIPPLVQILETGSPKAKEDSATIIGNLCNHSEDIRACVESADAVPALLWLLKNGSDNGKEIASKTLNHLIHKSDTGTISQLSALLTSEQPESKIYVLDALKSLLSVAPLNDILHEGSAANDAVETMIKILSSPKEETQATSASALAGLFHCRKDLRETHIAVKTLWSVMKLIDVQSDRILMEASCCLAAIFLSVKQNKEVAAVGRDALAPLVSLASSTVLEVAEQATRALANLFLDHELSALVSFEEIMFPITRVLKEGTLDGRIHGAAAIARLLQCRPINQAISDTINRSGAVLALAGLLEAADGDASATSEVLDALVLLSRSKVSNGHTKAPWTALAENPHTILPLVSCVADAVPALQDKAIEVLSRLCLDQHDVVGGLVSEIPGCISSAARRVIGSNLLKVKVGGCALLVCAAKEHCQKQIEILSDSSLYIQLIHSLVGMINTANLPSENGDGESIADIKISRHSKENSSDAEMVPHTAVISGNMIPLWLLAVFARHDDKTRAEILEAGAVQMLTEKISQNAFLYVGEEDNTAWVCALLLALLFQEREVNRSNSASHSIPVLSNLLRSDEPAYRYFAAQALASLVSNGSRGTLLAVANSGAATGLISLLGCANVDIADLLELSEEFMLVPNPDETTLERLFRVDDIRVGSTSRKSIPLLVDLLKPIPERPGAPFLALGLLTQLAVDCVPNMLLMAEVGILEALTKYLSLSPQDATEEATTELLGILFSCAEIRQHESALGAVNQLVAVLRLGGRNSRYSAAKALESLFCADHVRNSESARQAIQPLVEVLSTGMEREQHAAISALVRLLCDNPSRALAVADVEMNAVDVLCRILSSDCSAELKGDAAELCGVLFTNTRIRSTMAAARCVEPLVGLLVSEANPAQLSVVRALDKLLDDEQLAELVAAHGAVVPLVGLLFGKNFMLHEAVARALVKIGKDRPACKLEMVKAGVIESILDILHDAPDFLCTALAEMLRILTNNASIAKGPSAAKVVQPLFSLLSKADTGPEGQYSTLQVLVNILEHPECRADYNLTPRQTIEPVITLLNSSPPAVQQLAAELLSHLLLEEHLQKDTVAEQSIPALIQILSSGLPNLQQRAIKALANLALAWPNTIAKEGGVFELSKVLLQSDPPLPHVVWESAAAVLSSILQYSTEFFLEVPVAVLVQLLRSGTESTVVGALNALLVLESDDSTSAEAMAESGAVEALLDLLRSHQCEEAAARLIEALLNNIRIREAKAAKNAIAPLSMYLLDPQTQSQQGRLLAALALGDLFQNEGLARSTDAVAACRALVNLLEDQPTEEMKVVAICALQNLVMYSRANKRAVAESGGVQVLLDLISSSNPDTSVQAAMFVKLLFNNHTIQEYATSETVRVITASIEKDIWASGSANEEYLKALNALLSNFPRLRVTEPATICIPHLVTSLKTGSEATQEAALDSLYLLRQAWTACPAEVFKAQSVAASEAIPLLQYLIQSGPPRFQEKAELLLQCLPGTLTVTIKRGNNLRQSVGNASAFCKLTLGNNPARLTKIVSTGESPEWDEAFAWAFDSPPKGQKLHISCKNNSKFGKKSFGKVTIQIDRVVMLGSVAGEYTLLPESKSGPNRNLEIEFQWSNK, via the exons ATGGCGGCGGCATTAGCGTGGAGGTTCAATGGAACCAACGGCGGCGCAGATCTG GATAAGGTTCAAGATTCAGAGCCACCAACTCCTGTCTCGGTCATGAGAATGGGCAA GAACCGAGCCAATATGGAGGATGAGGAGACACTTTCAAGTGTTGCTCATTGTATTGAGCAGTTGCGGCAGAGTTCTTCGTCCACTCAAGAAAAAGAAAGCTCATTGAAGCAGTTATTGGATCTTGTTCAAACGCGTGATACTGCATTTGGAGCTGTTGCGTCGCATTCACAGGCTGTTCCAATACTTGTTTCTCTCCTCAGGTCTGGCTCATCTGGAATTAAGATGCTGTCTGCTACTGTTCTTGGGTCTCTTTGCAAGGAAGAGGAGCTAAGGGTGAAGGTTCTGCTTGGTGGTTGCATCCCTCCATTGCTTGCTCTTCTCAGGTCCAAGTCAGCTGAAAGTCAGACTGCAGCTGCCAAAACAATTTATGCTGTTTCTCAAGGTGGGATAAGGGATCATGTTGGTTCAAAGATATTCTCAACAGAAAATGTTGTCCCAGTACTGTGGGAGCAACTCAAAGTTAGCCTCAAGAATGAGAGTTTGGTGGATGGCCTGCTAACCGGAGCACTGAAGAACTTGTCAAAAAGCACAGAGGGGTTTTGGTCAGCAACTGTGCGATGTGGTGGAGTTGATATACTTATAAAGCTGATTGGTTCTGGACAGACAAATACCCTAGCAAATGTGTGCAATCTTCTCGGGGCCTTAATGATGGAAGACTCATCAGTTTGTTCAAAAGTTTTATCAGGAGAAACAACAAAACAGCTCCTAAAGTTGCTTGGTCCTGGTAATGAAACATCTATTAGAGCAGAAGCTGCTGGTGCTCTGAAATCCCTTTCTGCGCAGAGTAAAGAAGCTCGGCGTGAGGTAGCTAGTTCTAATGGGATTCCTGCTCTTATAAATGCTACTATTGCTCCATCAAAAGAGTTCATGCACGGAGAATCTGCCCAAGCGCTGCAAGAAAATGCGATGTGTGCATTAGCAAATATTTCTGGTGGTTTATCTTATGTAATCTCAAGCCTTGGTGAAAGTCTTGAATCATGCTCTTCCTCTGCACAGATTGCTGACACTCTTGGTGCATTAGCCTCAGCCTTGATGATATATGACATAAATGCAGAATCAATCAGTGCATCAGACCCTCTGGTCATTGAGAAGACATTAATGAAACAGTTCAAGCCTAAGGCGCCCTTCCTTGTACAGGAGCGTGTAATTGAAGCTTTGGCCAGCTTGTATAGTAACCCAGTTCTCTGCAAGACACTTGCAGATTCTGATGCAAAACGTTTGCTTGTTGGTTTGATAACCATGGCAGGCACTGAGGTGCAAGATGACCTGATGACATCACTCTTTGCTCTCTGCAAGAAAGATTGCGATTTATGGCAAGCTCTTCAAGGCCGTGAGGGTGTTCAGCTATTGATATCCTTACTTGGTCTATCCTCAGAACAGCAGCAGGAATGTGCTGTTGCTCTGCTCGCTCTTCTGTCAAAGGAGAATGATGAGTGCAAATGGGCTATCACTGCTGCAGGTGGTATACCTCCTCTTGTTCAAATATTAGAAACTGGTTCTCCGAAAGCTAAAGAAGATTCAGCAACCATCATTGGCAATTTATGCAATCACAGTGAAGACATACGAGCATGTGTTGAAAGTGCTGATGCAGTTCCTGCTTTGCTATGGCTTCTCAAAAACGGAAGTGACAATGGCAAAGAGATAGCATCCAAAACACTGAATCATCTCATTCACAAGTCAGATACTGGAACTATTAGTCAGTTATCTGCTCTGTTGACAAGTGAACAGCCTGAATCAAAAATTTATGTTCTTGATGCTTTGAAAAGCTTGCTTTCTGTTGCACCACTTAATGATATTCTGCATGAAGGAAGTGCTGCAAACGATGCAGTTGAGACAATGATCAAAATTCTAAGCTCCCCAAAAGAAGAAACTCAGGCTACATCAGCATCTGCTCTTGCTGGTCTATTCCATTGCCGCAAAGACTTGCGAGAGACACATATTGCAGTGAAGACACTTTGGTCAGTCATGAAACTGATTGACGTGCAGTCCGACAGAATACTAATGGAGGCCTCATGTTGCCTTGCTGCCATTTTTCTTTCAGTCAAGCAAAATAAGGAGGTTGCTGCAGTTGGACGGGATGCACTTGCTCCACTAGTCTCACTTGCAAGTTCAACAGTTCTTGAAGTAGCAGAGCAAGCAACCCGAGCTTTGGCAAACCTTTTTCTTGATCATGAATTGTCTGCGCTGGTATCTTTTGAAGAAATTATGTTCCCTATAACTCGTGTTCTTAAGGAGGGTACTCTTGATGGAAGAATTCATGGAGCAGCAGCAATAGCTCGCCTTTTGCAGTGCCGGCCCATTAACCAAGCTATCTCAGATACTATTAATCGCTCTGGTGCTGTCCTTGCTCTAGCTGGTCTCTTGGAAGCTGCTGATGGTGATGCTTCGGCAACATCAGAAGTTCTTGATGCACTGGTGCTATTATCAAGATCGAAGGTGTCAAATGGGCATACCAAGGCTCCCTGGACAGCTCTTGCAGAAAATCCCCACACCATACTTCCCCTTGTTTCTTGTGTAGCTGATGCAGTACCCGCCTTGCAAGATAAAGCCATAGAAGTTTTGTCaaggctctgtttggaccaacatgATGTTGTGGGTGGTTTGGTTTCTGAAATCCCAGGTTGCATATCATCAGCAGCACGGCGGGTCATTGGTTCTAACCTTCTGAAAGTTAAAGTTGGTGGATGTGCTCTTCTTGTTTGTGCAGCAAAAGAGCATTGTCAAAAGCAGATTGAGATACTGAGTGATTCAAGTCTGTACATTCAGCTAATTCATTCTCTAGTTGGTATGATCAATACAGCAAACTTACCTTCTGAAAATGGAGATGGTGAAAGTATAGCAGACATTAAAATTTCCAGGCACTCAAAAGAAAATAGCAGTGATGCTGAAATGGTGCCCCACACTGCTGTTATCTCGGGTAACATGATTCCACTCTGGCTACTTGCTGTCTTTGCTCGCCATGACGACAAAACAAGAGCAGAAATTCTAGAAGCTGGAGCAGTTCAAATGCTCACTGAGAAGATTTCTCAAAATGCATTTCTATATGTG GGTGAAGAAGATAATACCGCATGGGTCTGTGCCTTACTTCTTGCATTGCTATTTCAAGAAAGAGAGGTCAATCGATCTAATTCAGCATCCCATTCAATTCCTGTGCTCTCAAACTTGTTAAGGTCAGACGAGCCAGCATACAGGTACTTTGCCGCACAAGCTTTGGCAAGTCTGGTTAGTAACGGTAGCAGAGGAACTCTTCTGGCTGTTGCTAATTCTGGAGCAGCCACtggacttatatctttgcttggatgtgcTAATGTTGATATAGCTGATCTCTTGGAGTTATCAGAGGAATTCATGTTGGTGCCTAATCCTGATGAAACTACGCTGGAAAGGCTATTCAGAGTTGATGATATCAGGGTTGGTTCAACTTCCAGAAAATCCATTCCTCTTCTTGTTGATCTACTTAAACCCATTCCAGAAAGACCTGGTGCTCCTTTCTTGGCATTGGGTCTTTTGACACAATTGGCTGTTGATTGTGTTCCAAACATGCTGCTAATGGCTGAAGTTGGAATCCTAGAAGCACTTACCAAATACCTATCACTTAGCCCACAAGACGCAACAGAAGAAGCTACAACTGAGTTGTTGGGCATTCTTTTTAGTTGTGCGGAAATAAGGCAACATGAATCAGCACTTGGTGCTGTAAACCAACTTGTGGCAGTCCTTCGTCTAGGAGGAAGAAATTCACGCTATAGCGCGGCAAAGGCATTAGAAAGTTTGTTTTGTGCAGACCATGTCAGGAACAGTGAGTCAGCTCGACAGGCTATTCAGCCGCTTGTAGAAGTTCTGAGTACTGGCATGGAGAGGGAGCAGCATGCAGCCATATCAGCACTTGTTAGGCTGCTTTGTGACAATCCGTCAAGAGCACTTGCAGTTGCTGATGTTGAGATGAACGCAGTGGATGTTCTGTGCCGGATTCTGTCCTCAGATTGTTCAGCTGAGTTGAAAGGTGATGCTGCTGAACTGTGCGGTGTTCTGTTTACAAATACAAGGATCCGCTCTACAATGGCTGCAGCCCGTTGTGTGGAACCTTTGGTCGGTTTACTGGTTagtgaagctaacccggcccagcTTTCTGTAGTCCGTGCACTGGATAAGCTCCTAGATGATGAACAGCTCGCTGAATTAGTGGCAGCGCATGGGGCAGTCGTTCCTCTTGTTGGGCTTTTGTTTGGCAAAAATTTCATGCTTCATGAGGCAGTTGCCAGAGCTTTGGTGAAGATTGGAAAAGATAGGCCGGCTTGCAAATTGGAAATGGTCAAAGCTGGTGTAATTGAGAGCATTCttgatattcttcatgatgctccagatTTTCTTTGCACTGCATTGGCGGAAATGCTTCGGATTTTGACAAATAATGCTAGCATAGCAAAAGGCCCATCTGCAGCCAAAGTAGTACAGCCTCTTTTCTCTCTGCTATCGAAGGCAGATACTGGTCCGGAGGGGCAGTATAGCACTTTGCAGGTTCTTGTCAATATTTTGGAGCATCCTGAATGCCGAGCTGATTACAACTTGACACCCCGCCAAACAATTGAGCCAGTCATTACTTTACTGAATTCATCTCCACCAGCTGTGCAACAATTGGCGGCGGAGCTCCTATCTCATCTTCTCCTGGAAGAACACCTCCAGAAGGATACAGTAGCAGAGCAATCCATCCCTGCCCTCATTCAAATTCTCTCATCAGGTTTGCCAAATTTACAGCAGAGAGCTATAAAAGCTCTTGCTAATCTTGCATTAGCCTGGCCAAATACAATTGCAAAGGAGGGTGGTGTGTTTGAGTTGTCCAAGGTGCTGCTGCAATCTGATCCTCCTTTGCCTCATGTTGTATGGGAATCTGCAGCAGCTGTCCTGTCTAGCATTTTGCAGTACAGTACCGAGTTTTTCCTTGAGGTTCCTGTTGCGGTACTAGTGCAGTTGCTCAGATCAGGGACTGAAAGTACCGTTGTGGGTGCACTGAATGCCCTGCTTGTATTGGAGAGTGATGATTCAACAAGTGCAGAAGCAATGGCTGAGAGTGGTGCTGTAGAAGCTCTTCTGGATCTCTTGAGGAGTCATCAGTGTGAGGAAGCTGCTGCAAGACTCATTGAGGCATTGCTGAACAACATAAGAATAAGGGAGGCGAAGGCTGCTAAAAATGCTATTGCACCTTTATCCATGTACCTTCTGGATCCACAGACACAGTCTCAACAGGGAAGATTgcttgctgctcttgctcttggagaTCTTTTCCAAAATGAAGGTCTTGCTCGTTCTACTGATGCCGTCGCAGCATGCCGTGCTCTGGTCAATCTTCTTGAAGACCAGCCAACCGAAGAGATGAAAGTGGTAGCCATTTGTGCCTTGCAGAATCTAGTCATGTACAGCCGAGCAAATAAAAGAGCAGTTGCAGAATCTGGTGGCGTCCAGGTCTTGCTGGACCTTATCAGTTCAAGCAATCCTGATACTTCTGTTCAGGCAGCAATGTTTGTCAAACTTCTGTTCAACAACCACACCATCCAAGAGTATGCCACGAGTGAAACAGTCAGAGTTATAA CAGCTTCAATTGAGAAGGATATATGGGCATCTGGGAGTGCTAATGAGGAGTACCTTAAAGCACTTAATGCTTTACTTAGCAATTTCCCTCGTCTGAGAGTCACTGAACCTGCTACAATATGTATTCCGCATCTTGTAACATCCCTTAAAACTGGTTCTGAAGCAACTCAAGAAGCAGCACTGGATTCACTATATCTGCTAAGACAAGCATGGACGGCTTGCCCAGCGGAAGTATTTAAAGCTCAATCAGTTGCTGCCTCAGAGGCTATTCCTCTACTTCAGTACTTGATACAGTCTGGCCCACCACGGTTTCAAGAGAAGGCAGAGTTGCTACTTCAGTGCTTGCCTGGGACACTTACAGTTACTATAAAGCGTGGCAACAATCTGAGGCAATCAGTGGGAAATGCTAGTGCATTCTGCAAGCTTACTCTTGGAAATAATCCAGCAAGGCTGACAAAG ATTGTCTCGACCGGTGAGTCACCTGAATGGGACGAGGCCTTTGCATGGGCTTTTGACAGCCCTCCCAAGGGCCAGAAGCTTCATATCTCTTGCAAAAACAACAGCAAATTCGGAAAG AAATCGTTTGGCAAGGTGACGATCCAGATCGACCGGGTCGTCATGCTGGGGTCAGTCGCCGGAGAGTACACCCTGCTCCCGGAGAGCAAAAGCGGTCCGAATAGGAACCTGGAAATCGAGTTCCAATGGTCGAACAAATGA